The Streptococcus sp. oral taxon 431 nucleotide sequence CTGGATTTGCATTACCGATGATTGTTACAACACGGTCTGGATCAGTTGGTGCAACAACCTTGAATTTTTGAAGAACAACTGGCTCTGTTACTACAGCAGCATCATTTGGAATGTAGACAATCTTGTTCAAGTCGCCATCCAAATGGCTTTCAATGCTTTCAATCACACTACGAGTCATGATTGTACCAGCTTCTACCAAGATTTCTCCAGTTTCAGGATCTACCAATGGTTCAGCAATAGTTTGGTTGAGCAAACGTGTTTTAACATTGAGTTTTTTATTGATCTTGTAACGACCAACTGCAGCCAAGTCATAACGACGTGGGTCAAAGAAACGAGCTACAAGCAAGCTACGTGAGCTTTCAGCAGTCTTAGGCTCACCTGGACGAAGGCGTTCGTAGATTTCCTTCAAAGCTTCGTCTGTACGAGAGTCCATTGGGTTCTTATGAATATCTTTTTCAACAGTGTTACGAACAAGATCGCTGTCACCAAAGATATCAAAGATTTCATCATCGCCTGAGAAACCAAGCGCACGAACTAAGGTCGTAAATGGAATCTTACGAGTACGGTCGATACGAGTGTAGGCGATGTCTTTTGAGTCGCTTTCAAGTTCCAACCAAGCTCCACGGTTAGGGATAACAGTTGAACCGTAACCCACTTTACCATTTTTATCTACCTTTTCATTAAAGTAAACACCTGGAGAACGCACCAACTGTGATACGATGATACGTTCACCACCGTTGATGATAAAGGTTCCCATCTCAGTCATGATTGGGAAATCACCAAAGAATACTTCCTGTGTCTTGATTTCGCCAGTTTCTTTGTTAATCAAGCGGAAAGTTACAAAGATAGGTGCTGAATAGCTGGCATCGTGGATACGAGCTTCTTCAAGCGTATATTTAGGTTCTTTGATTTCGTAGCCAACAAATTCCAACTCCATTGTGTCTGTGAAGTTTGAAATTGGCAATACATCTTCAAATACTTCCTTCAGACCATGGTCTAGGAAATCTTTGAATGAATCAGTTTGAATTTCAATCAAATTTGGTAAGTCAAGAACTTCTTTGATTCTTGAAAAACTACGACGGGTACGATGTTTCCCGTATTGAACGTCATGTCCTGCCAAGATGATTCTCCTTTTTAAATAAAGTTCCAAGCTTAGTGATCTAAGCTAGTAATTATCGTTAGAGGGTTCTAAAAACCCTATCAACTTATCCCCCTCGACCAATTTTCAGAATCTTTAAATCTTTGTTACAAAGGTCGAAAAACCTGAAAAAAAGCACAAAAAGAGCAGCTAAATCTGACTTTTGTAAGAAGATTTAACTGCTGTGAGCCTTGTCCGGACAATATTTCAGACAAAACCTACGACAAATGATTATTCATATTATACCCTATTTAGCTAGATTTTTCAAGGTCTTTTAAAGATTTTTCTCTTCCTTAAATCCGTTAATTATCAGCATCTTTCTTTGAAAAACCAAGCCCATATTTAGGAAAACGCTTGCCCTAACTATTTCCTCATGCTATACTGTTATTGAAATTAATAGACAGGAGACATTTTATGAAAACAGCTAAAACCACTGTTACAGTCGTTTCTGCACTTGCATCTGTCATCTTATTGACCAGCTGCGCCACAAAATCCACAGAAACACAAACATCCGCTAATAACTCATCTGACAATCAGATTACAATGACTTACGACCAACTACGGTCTAGAGAAAATACCATGTCAACTCTCTGGTATCAAAAAGCAGCCGAAACAAAAGCCTTGTATCTACAAGGCTATAATGTTGCTACAGATCGTCTAAAGGAATTACTGAAAACAGAATCAGACAAGCCTTATTCGATTGTTTTGGACTTGGACGAAACGGTCCTAGATAACAGTCCTTATCAAGTTCAAAATGTCAAAGATGGAACAGCATTCACACCTGAAAATTGGGATGTTTGGGTCCAAAAAGCTGCAGCAAAAGCCGTCCCAGGTGCTAAAGATTTTCTTCAGTTTGCCGATCAAAACGGTGTTCAAATCTACTATATTTCTGACCGTTCAGTCGACCAAGTAGATGCTACCATTAAAAATCTAGAAAACGAAGGCATTCCTGTACAAGGACGTGATCACCTCATGTTCCTAGAAAGTGGTGTAAAATCCAAAGAAGGTCGTCGACAAGCGGTTCAAGAAAAGACAAATCTTGTGTTACTATTTGGTGATAACCTTGTAGACTTTGCAGATTTTTCTAAGACTTCTGAAGCTGATCGTGACAAACAACTTGAAGAATTGCAAAAAGAATTTGGTGAAAAATTCATCATCTTCCCAAATCCAATGTATGGATCATGGGAAACAGCAGTTTACGGTGGTAATAAACTAGATGCCAAGGGACAAGTAGAAGAACGCGAAAAGGCTTTACAAGGCTTTGACAAATAAAGTAAGCTTGAAACTGAATAAATTTATAAGCACATAAATAGGGACAATGGCTCTTTAACTTACAAAACTCAAAAAAAGCGGACAAGAGAGGATTCTGATAACCAGAAAACTTTCCTGTCCGCTTTTATCATGTGATTCGTATCTTAATGAGCCATCATTTCTTGAGCAATCTCTTGACCTGATAAGCCATCTGGATAGTAGGTTGGCCAGTTGTCCATCTCTTCAAAGAGGGCTTCTTGGCTAGTGCCTCCAAAGAAGATATGGAAATGTTCTGCCTTGACCGGAGCGATATTGTGGTCGCTAAACTGAACATACTTGAATTGCCCAGCGTCTGCATCCGTCGCTTCAAAGAGGAAGCGCACTCCACGATTTCCTTTCTTATAAGTCAAGATTTTCTTGCCAACATACTTGTAAGTATATTTCTTACTTTGGCCACCTTGGATGAATTCCATAGTGTTATCCGTGATGTTAATCTTGGTCACATCTGTTTGGTAACCTTTTTGATAGTAGGCTTTGTATTCATCCTTAGTCATCTTACCAGTCAACTTAGCCTTGTAATCAAAGACTTGGTCTAGAGTACCATTTTCAAGAAAAGGATAAACAGACTGCCAGTTACCAGTATAGTCACTCAAGGTGCGATCCTTAACATCTGCATCCTCAAAGTAACCATTTTGAACTGTTTTAGTTTCCTCGGCTTTTTCTGGCTCAATTTCTGCCCCTGCCTGATCAGTTGTCTGCTTGAGGGCCTTGAGATTTTTCTCCATGATAGAGATATAGTTCTCGCCGTCCTTCATATCCTCTTCGGTCAAGCTTTCCAGAGGATTCAGAACGTCTAACTTAACCCCTGTTTCTTTTGAAAGAGTATTAGCTAGAGCTTGTGAGGCATTTTCTTCAAAGTAGATATAAGAGATCTTGTTCTTCTTGATATATTCGGTCAATTCTGCCAAGCGACTTGCTGACGGTTCCGCATCTGGGGAAAGACCTGAGATAGAAACTTGATTGAGTCCGTAGTCTAAAGCTAAGTAACGAAAGGCAGCGTGTTGAGTCACAAAACTCTTTTGTTTAGCACTAGAAAGTCCTTCAGTATAGGCCTTATCCAGAGCTTGTAATTTCTCGATATAGGCAGCTGCATTTTGCTCAAAGGTTGCTTTTTTATCAGGATAGTCAGCTGATAAACTGTCACGAATGTGCTCTACAAGCTTAATGGCACGCGCAGGAGACAACCATACATGAGGGTCATACTCGTGATGATGACCTGCTTCGCCGTGGTCATGGTCTTCCTCTTCTTCACTTCCTGGAAGAAGCAACATATCTCCAGTCGCCTTGATTGTTTTTACTTTTTTCGCATCTAGTGAATCTAAAAGCTTGGGAACCCAAGTTTCCATGTTTTCGTTCTCATACACAAAGGCGTCGGCGTCTTGGATCTTAGCGACTGCCTTAGGAGATGGTTCATAATCATGTGATTCTGTCCCTGCCCCAATCAAGAGCTCGACATTGGCTGTATCGCCTGCTACTTGCTTGGTAAATTCGTAGACAGGGTAGAAAGTTGTGACGATATTTAATTTTCCGTCTACCTGTTTTTGATTGGAACAAGCCACTAAGAATACCGTCACAAGACTTGCCAAAAGTAGGCCTAGTTTTTTCATTTTCTTCTCCTATTTGATAAAACGTTTGAGTAAGCTGACTAACAAAAAGACAACTACAAAGATAATGGTAATACTTGCACTCGGTGGTGTCTCTGCATAATAGGATATATAAAGCCCTGCTACCATACCTAGAAAACCAATAACGCTGGCAAGAATCATCACCGAACTAAAGTTCTTCCCTAGACGTAAAGCGATACTAGCTGGCAAGACCATGATAGTTGATACCAAAAGTGCTCCTGCAGCTGGAATCATAAGAGCAATAGCCACACCCGTCACCATGTTAAAGAGGATAGACATAGTACGCACTGGAAGACCATCTACAAAAGCTGTATCCTCGTCAAACGTTAAGATGTACATAGGTCTTAAAAAGAGGAAGGTCAGGATTAAAACAACCGCTGCAATGACAAAGAGCCCAATTACCTGTTCTTGACTGATGGTCACAATAGAACCAAAGAGGTATTGGTCCAAACTCATCGAGCTAGAGCTCTTACCCTTACTCATAACAATGAGTGAAACCGCAAGACCTGTTGACATGAGGATGGCTGTTCCAATCTCCATAAAGCTCTTGTAAACCGTACGTAGATATTCAAGAAAGACCGCCGCAATCAAGACAATAGCAATAGTCGAGATGGTCGGAGAAATCCCTAAAACCAAACCAAAGGCCACACCTGATAGCGATACGTGACTCAGTGTATCACTCATGAGACTTTGACGACGCAAGATGAGGAAGGTTCCCAGTACTGGCGAAAAGAGACTCATGGCAATAACAGCCAAAAAGGCCCGCTGCATAAAATCATAAGAAAATAGATTAAACATGGTCCACCTCCTGATCATTTTCATGGACATTGAAACAACGCCATGGCGAATCTTGGTCACGGACAAGGTGGATGTTACGATCTGCATAGTCCTTGACTTCTTCAGGATCGTGAGTAATCATCAGAACAGCCTTGCCATGATGGTGGGCACTGTGATGCATGAGTTCATAAAATTCATTTTTGGTACCTGCATCCATCCCTGTTGTCGGCTCATCCAAGATAAAGATATCTGGATCTGAAGCAAACATACGTGCAATGACCGCTCTTTGCTTTTGCCCACCAGAGAGAGAACCAATGCGTTTATCCCGATGTTCCCACATACCAACTGAGTTTAAACTAGCCTTAATGTGTTCTTCATCATGGGCATTCAAACGACGGAACCAGCCCTTTCTTGGGTAGCGACCTGATTTGACAAACTCATAAACAGTACTAGGAAAACCTGCATTAAAACTTGCAATCTGTTGAGGAAGATAGGCAATTCTTAGCTTTTTCCCATGAATATTTGTCTTTGAGATAGTTACTTTCCCAATTCGTGGTTGAAGAATTCCAAGACTAGCCTTGATTAGCGTTGTCTTGGCTGCTCCATTTTCCCCAGTAAGGGTGACAAATTCCCCACTATCAACACTGTAATTGATATGCTCAAGCACAGGTTCCTTGTCATAATAGAAGGACAAATCCTCTACTGTGATGTATCTCATTACTTGATTTCTCCTACTAAAGCAGTTAAAAACCGCTGGATAATTTTTTGTTCGTTTGGTGTGAACTGAGTGGCAACCTGCTCATAAGTCGAAAGGGTATGTTCATGATGATGGTGGTGTTCCTCAGCAATAGGTCGAGCCAAGTCTGTCAATTGATAGAAGACAACGCGAGCATCCTTAGGATCCTTAGACGTTTCTAACATTCCCTCCTTAACCAGGGATTTGATAGCCTTTGTAACGGCAGCTTGACTGACATTGAGACGACGCGCCAACTCAGAGTTGGTGAGCGACTCCTCTGATAAAAGCATGAGAATATGCTCCTGGGTATTGGTCAAGGCTACATCACTCGTGCAATGACCAATGAGAATTTCATGCTGATTTTCAGCTTTTAGGATAATCTCATTTAAAAAATGATCGATATCTTTTGCCAACTGTCTCATGATTTGCTCCTTTCTCAGAACGGAATTTCTATAAATACAAGGTTTTCATACTCTTCAAAAATCAAATTCAAACCACGTCAGCTTCGTCTTGGCGTACTCAAGTACAGCCTGCGTCTCGCTTCCTAGTTTGCTCTTTGATTTTTATTGAGTATCACACCATTCCTTTACTAGTTAAGTATATCACATCCAAGCAAGGAGTCAAGAAAAAAGATGAAAACACCTGATATGTTTTCATCTTGTAGAATTATTTTTCTTGTTTACGACTAGTCCAGAGGGCTGTCGATCCAAGAATCATACCCAATAGCATCATGAAAATAGATTGTTCACTACCTGTATTTGGAAGTAGTTTCTCTGAAACTACTGTCTTGTTAGCAAACTGATCTGCAACCTTATAATCAACTTTTACAGTAGATGTTTGAGCAGGAGTTGTTCCCTGATTTTTCCCTGATGGAGTTGTTTTTGTTGCTGAATCTTGCTCCGATTTAGCTGGAGTTGTCTTTTGAACTTTTCCTGGCTTAGTTGCATCATTTCCTGAATTAGCCGGAGTTGTTCCCTGATTTTTTCCTGGTTGAGTAGGAGTTTTTGCTGAATCTTTTTCTGGTTTAGCCTGATCTGTTGTTGAATCCTTACCTGGTTTTGCTGGATCTGTTGCTGAATCTTTTTCTGGTTTAGCTGGATCTTGCTCTTTACCTTGCTCTTCTGGCAGTTTAAATGTTTTTGAATCCACAGAAATCGTGCGTGAGTTTGGATTTACCTTTTCATACTGAGTCAAATCAGCTGTTTTAAGGTAATCTTCAAAGGCAGCATCCATTGAAGGGCCTTCTTCTCTGGCACCACCAAGCATGGTATAACCATCACCACCTGCTGCAAGGAAGTCATTGGTTGCTAGGTAGTAGACTTTTTCCAAATCTAGTTTTTCATAAAGACCAGTCACACGATTCTTAACTTGAATAGCCAAGACACGTTTGCCTGCAGCTAGGTTTGTATCGTAATAGACCTTGGCTCCTGAAATCTGTAAGAATCCGCCACTTGGTTCTAGCAATGGTTGACCATTTTCATCCAAGACAGTTTTCCCTGCCTTATCAACCTGCAAAATAGATCCAAGTGATTTTTCAAACATGTCAAAAACTTGCTGACCAGTTACTTGAATTTGTGAAATTGTGTTCCCAAATGGTAGAACCGCAATGACATTTCCTTTTGTAATTGGCTTATCTTTGGCAATCGTTTCACGCAAGCCACCACCATTGGTCACAGCGATATCCGTCGGATGACTAAAGCCTGTTTGACCGTATT carries:
- a CDS encoding zinc ABC transporter substrate-binding protein AdcA: MKKLGLLLASLVTVFLVACSNQKQVDGKLNIVTTFYPVYEFTKQVAGDTANVELLIGAGTESHDYEPSPKAVAKIQDADAFVYENENMETWVPKLLDSLDAKKVKTIKATGDMLLLPGSEEEEDHDHGEAGHHHEYDPHVWLSPARAIKLVEHIRDSLSADYPDKKATFEQNAAAYIEKLQALDKAYTEGLSSAKQKSFVTQHAAFRYLALDYGLNQVSISGLSPDAEPSASRLAELTEYIKKNKISYIYFEENASQALANTLSKETGVKLDVLNPLESLTEEDMKDGENYISIMEKNLKALKQTTDQAGAEIEPEKAEETKTVQNGYFEDADVKDRTLSDYTGNWQSVYPFLENGTLDQVFDYKAKLTGKMTKDEYKAYYQKGYQTDVTKINITDNTMEFIQGGQSKKYTYKYVGKKILTYKKGNRGVRFLFEATDADAGQFKYVQFSDHNIAPVKAEHFHIFFGGTSQEALFEEMDNWPTYYPDGLSGQEIAQEMMAH
- a CDS encoding 5'-nucleotidase, lipoprotein e(P4) family, translating into MKTAKTTVTVVSALASVILLTSCATKSTETQTSANNSSDNQITMTYDQLRSRENTMSTLWYQKAAETKALYLQGYNVATDRLKELLKTESDKPYSIVLDLDETVLDNSPYQVQNVKDGTAFTPENWDVWVQKAAAKAVPGAKDFLQFADQNGVQIYYISDRSVDQVDATIKNLENEGIPVQGRDHLMFLESGVKSKEGRRQAVQEKTNLVLLFGDNLVDFADFSKTSEADRDKQLEELQKEFGEKFIIFPNPMYGSWETAVYGGNKLDAKGQVEEREKALQGFDK
- the adcR gene encoding zinc-dependent transcriptional regulator AdcR; this encodes MRQLAKDIDHFLNEIILKAENQHEILIGHCTSDVALTNTQEHILMLLSEESLTNSELARRLNVSQAAVTKAIKSLVKEGMLETSKDPKDARVVFYQLTDLARPIAEEHHHHHEHTLSTYEQVATQFTPNEQKIIQRFLTALVGEIK
- a CDS encoding metal ABC transporter ATP-binding protein; the encoded protein is MRYITVEDLSFYYDKEPVLEHINYSVDSGEFVTLTGENGAAKTTLIKASLGILQPRIGKVTISKTNIHGKKLRIAYLPQQIASFNAGFPSTVYEFVKSGRYPRKGWFRRLNAHDEEHIKASLNSVGMWEHRDKRIGSLSGGQKQRAVIARMFASDPDIFILDEPTTGMDAGTKNEFYELMHHSAHHHGKAVLMITHDPEEVKDYADRNIHLVRDQDSPWRCFNVHENDQEVDHV
- a CDS encoding metal ABC transporter permease; its protein translation is MFNLFSYDFMQRAFLAVIAMSLFSPVLGTFLILRRQSLMSDTLSHVSLSGVAFGLVLGISPTISTIAIVLIAAVFLEYLRTVYKSFMEIGTAILMSTGLAVSLIVMSKGKSSSSMSLDQYLFGSIVTISQEQVIGLFVIAAVVLILTFLFLRPMYILTFDEDTAFVDGLPVRTMSILFNMVTGVAIALMIPAAGALLVSTIMVLPASIALRLGKNFSSVMILASVIGFLGMVAGLYISYYAETPPSASITIIFVVVFLLVSLLKRFIK